The Rhizobium leguminosarum genome includes a region encoding these proteins:
- the hspQ gene encoding heat shock protein HspQ, giving the protein MKERVAKFSIGEVVRHKVFPFRGVIFDVDPEFANTEEWWNSIPAEVRPSRDQPFYHLLAENDESEYVAYVSEQNLMNDESGTPLRNPQIYQIFDQAPSGQFKPKMSFAH; this is encoded by the coding sequence ATGAAAGAAAGAGTAGCAAAGTTCAGTATCGGCGAAGTGGTTCGGCACAAGGTTTTTCCGTTTCGCGGCGTCATTTTCGACGTTGATCCGGAGTTCGCGAATACGGAGGAATGGTGGAATTCCATTCCGGCCGAGGTGCGCCCGAGCAGGGACCAGCCCTTCTATCACCTGCTTGCCGAGAATGACGAAAGCGAATATGTCGCTTATGTCTCCGAACAGAACCTGATGAACGACGAAAGCGGCACGCCGCTTCGCAACCCACAGATCTACCAGATTTTCGATCAGGCTCCGTCAGGGCAGTTCAAACCCAAGATGAGCTTCGCCCACTAA